The following coding sequences lie in one Thermoanaerobaculia bacterium genomic window:
- a CDS encoding response regulator, whose protein sequence is MSGPLIWVVEDNDQNFELVDFLLGEAGYSVRRARDADDLAPHLEGPAPALVLLDMNLPSGSGLEVLARLRADERSRGVPVVALTAYAMRGDRERFLAAGCDGYISKPIESRLFLDAVAGFLRGGRER, encoded by the coding sequence ATGAGCGGACCACTCATCTGGGTAGTTGAGGACAACGACCAGAATTTCGAGCTCGTCGACTTCCTGCTCGGCGAGGCCGGCTACAGCGTGCGCCGCGCGCGCGACGCCGACGATCTCGCGCCGCACCTCGAGGGCCCGGCGCCTGCCCTGGTGCTGCTCGACATGAACCTCCCGTCCGGCTCCGGTCTCGAGGTGCTCGCCCGGCTGCGGGCGGACGAGCGCTCGCGCGGGGTCCCCGTGGTCGCCCTCACCGCGTATGCGATGCGCGGCGACCGCGAGCGCTTCCTCGCGGCGGGATGCGACGGCTACATCTCCAAGCCGATCGAGTCGCGGCTTTTCCTCGACGCCGTCGCCGGCTTCCTGCGCGGCGGCAGGGAGAGATAG
- a CDS encoding response regulator, which translates to MRPVTSPPARVPRILAVDDQPENLELLAAILSDEGFEVGFASDGMAALDSVAAHPPQAILLDIMMPRLDGFEVCRRIKASRPTCFIPVVMLTALSDVESKIRGFESGADDFLNKPFHRIELLTRLRSLLRIRGLRDELDSTEALIFSMVHLLEEKDPFTRNHSQRVAAIAADTGRVRNLAPRAQYNLTLGALLHDIGKLGVPESILLKPERERTAEDQDFYRLHTALGERILQPIESLAGAIPFVRQHHERRDGSGYPSGARAGELAPEVELLAAANAYDKTRAIFPGDASARAEALRQEARAGRFEATLVEEIIRSGERLEAADSLPTIEDLLPAPEIDPGGRILVADDNSTNRQLYRELLTGAGYEVETAGGGEAALAAYRRNKPDLMILDIRMPDIDGQEVCRIIKADESAAYLPIVLVTAYEERGLRLRALDCSADELLLAPVNRLELLARVRSLLRLKIYYQDLVRHESVVLSLSAALEAKDPYTRGHSQRVGELSTRLARELGQDAVVVQRMRTAGLLHDIGKVAIPQSLLNKPGRLTTEEFAKLMTHPVVGWEICKPLRTAQSVLDCILYHHERFDGCGYPHGLAGEDIPYQARLLAVADALDALTSERAYRRSLSVAEAVELLGHETDSGKWDPEIFAALTRLADRGQADPRRLEL; encoded by the coding sequence GTGCGCCCGGTGACCTCACCGCCCGCAAGAGTGCCGCGGATCCTTGCGGTCGACGATCAGCCCGAGAACCTCGAGCTCCTGGCGGCGATCCTCTCGGACGAGGGCTTCGAGGTCGGCTTCGCGAGCGACGGCATGGCGGCGCTCGACTCGGTCGCCGCCCATCCGCCGCAGGCGATCCTGCTCGACATCATGATGCCGCGCCTCGACGGATTCGAGGTCTGTCGGCGGATCAAGGCGTCGCGCCCGACCTGTTTCATCCCGGTCGTGATGCTGACCGCGCTCTCCGACGTCGAGAGCAAGATCCGCGGCTTCGAGAGCGGCGCCGACGACTTCCTGAACAAGCCGTTCCACCGCATCGAGCTGCTGACGCGGTTGCGCTCGCTGCTCAGGATCCGCGGACTCCGTGACGAGCTCGACTCGACCGAGGCGCTGATTTTCAGCATGGTCCACCTGCTCGAGGAGAAGGACCCGTTCACCCGCAACCACTCGCAGCGCGTCGCGGCGATCGCCGCCGACACCGGCCGGGTTCGCAACCTCGCGCCGCGCGCGCAATACAACCTGACGCTCGGGGCCCTGCTGCACGACATCGGCAAGCTCGGTGTCCCGGAGTCGATCCTGCTCAAGCCCGAGCGTGAGCGCACGGCCGAAGACCAGGACTTCTACCGCCTGCACACCGCGCTCGGTGAGCGCATCCTTCAGCCGATCGAGTCGCTCGCCGGGGCGATCCCGTTCGTCCGCCAGCATCACGAGCGCCGCGACGGCAGCGGCTACCCCAGCGGGGCCCGCGCCGGAGAGTTGGCGCCCGAGGTCGAGCTCCTCGCGGCGGCGAACGCCTACGACAAGACGCGCGCGATCTTCCCGGGCGACGCCTCGGCGCGCGCCGAGGCACTGCGCCAGGAGGCGCGGGCGGGCCGGTTCGAGGCCACGCTGGTCGAGGAGATCATCCGCTCCGGAGAGCGCCTGGAGGCGGCCGACTCGCTGCCGACGATCGAGGACCTGCTGCCGGCCCCCGAGATCGATCCCGGCGGCCGGATTCTGGTCGCCGACGACAACTCCACCAATCGCCAGCTCTATCGTGAGCTGCTCACCGGGGCGGGCTACGAAGTCGAGACCGCCGGTGGCGGCGAGGCGGCGCTCGCCGCCTACCGGCGCAACAAGCCCGATCTCATGATCCTCGACATCCGGATGCCGGACATCGACGGCCAGGAGGTCTGCCGGATCATCAAGGCCGACGAGAGCGCGGCCTATCTGCCGATCGTGCTGGTCACCGCCTACGAAGAGCGCGGCCTGCGGCTGCGCGCCCTCGATTGCAGTGCCGACGAGCTCCTGCTCGCGCCGGTCAACCGGCTGGAGCTGCTGGCGCGCGTGCGCTCGCTCCTGCGCCTCAAGATCTACTACCAGGACCTGGTGCGCCACGAGAGCGTGGTGCTCTCTCTGTCAGCGGCGCTCGAGGCCAAGGACCCCTACACCCGCGGCCACAGCCAGCGCGTCGGCGAGCTCTCGACCCGCCTCGCCCGCGAGCTCGGCCAGGACGCGGTCGTCGTGCAGCGGATGCGCACCGCCGGGCTCCTGCACGACATCGGCAAGGTGGCGATTCCGCAGAGCCTGCTCAACAAGCCGGGCCGGCTGACGACCGAGGAGTTCGCCAAGCTGATGACCCATCCGGTCGTGGGTTGGGAGATCTGCAAGCCGCTGCGCACGGCGCAGTCGGTCCTCGACTGCATCCTCTACCATCACGAGCGCTTCGACGGCTGCGGCTATCCGCACGGTCTCGCCGGCGAGGACATCCCCTATCAGGCCCGCCTGCTGGCCGTGGCCGACGCCCTCGACGCCCTGACCTCCGAACGCGCCTACCGGCGCAGCCTCTCGGTCGCCGAAGCCGTCGAGCTCCTCGGTCACGAGACCGATTCCGGCAAGTGGGACCCCGAGATCTTCGCCGCCCTCACCCGCCTCGCCGACCGCGGCCAGGCCGACCCCCGCCGCCTCGAGCTCTAG
- a CDS encoding choice-of-anchor J domain-containing protein, whose product MRSAPKCLLAIGLCWILCPGRADASPFADGSEETDVVAVVQCLEGFESNSVPPAGWIRLSQNAAYTWKVSATATPHGGAYAADVEYDPALVAQDEWLMSPKGRYHGMLDFWSSGSIYWCRDNYDNCDLEVWLVQGPGVADGDDLLLGEAEGLWPGNWMWTVNNYSLDSATPNGLFRLAFRYTGLDGAQVLLDDISYDAPCGVFGADFEGAGLDEWSMNLP is encoded by the coding sequence ATGCGGTCAGCGCCCAAGTGCCTCCTCGCCATCGGCCTGTGCTGGATCCTCTGCCCGGGCCGCGCGGACGCTTCCCCCTTCGCAGACGGGTCCGAGGAGACGGACGTCGTCGCCGTCGTCCAATGCCTCGAGGGCTTCGAGTCGAACAGCGTGCCGCCCGCGGGCTGGATCCGCCTCTCGCAGAACGCCGCCTACACATGGAAGGTCTCGGCCACGGCCACACCGCACGGCGGCGCCTATGCCGCCGACGTCGAATACGATCCCGCCCTCGTGGCGCAGGACGAGTGGCTGATGAGCCCCAAGGGCCGCTACCACGGAATGCTCGACTTCTGGTCTTCCGGCAGCATCTACTGGTGCCGCGACAACTACGACAACTGCGACCTCGAAGTCTGGCTGGTGCAGGGGCCGGGTGTCGCCGATGGCGACGACCTCCTGCTGGGTGAAGCGGAGGGACTCTGGCCGGGCAACTGGATGTGGACGGTGAACAACTACTCGCTCGACTCCGCCACACCGAACGGACTCTTCCGACTCGCCTTCCGTTATACCGGCCTCGACGGCGCGCAGGTCCTCCTCGACGACATCTCGTACGACGCACCCTGCGGGGTCTTCGGCGCCGACTTCGAAGGCGCAGGCCTCGACGAGTGGTCGATGAACCTGCCGTAG
- a CDS encoding cobalamin-dependent protein (Presence of a B(12) (cobalamin)-binding domain implies dependence on cobalamin itself, in one of its several forms, or in some unusual lineages, dependence on a cobalamin-like analog.) gives MPPTPAVSEMRDAVVEGDAPRARALALQLVASGDDLVAAVEHGFAAGIRRVGELWEEGEYFLPELVQGAEAMKAAMAVVLPALAASRAGALTRGRVVLGTVQGDLHDIGKGLVGVLLAAHGFEVHDLGHDVPVERFLAKAREIDADIVAASALLTTTMPEQRRLAAAIATSDLARKPRLLVGGAPTSPQWAASFGAAHAENALRAVAAAEGLLA, from the coding sequence ATGCCGCCGACTCCTGCGGTCTCCGAGATGCGCGACGCGGTGGTCGAGGGCGACGCCCCCCGGGCGCGGGCGCTCGCTCTCCAGCTGGTCGCCTCGGGCGACGACCTCGTCGCCGCGGTCGAGCACGGCTTCGCCGCCGGCATCCGCCGCGTCGGTGAGCTCTGGGAGGAGGGCGAGTACTTCCTGCCCGAGCTCGTGCAGGGCGCCGAAGCGATGAAGGCGGCGATGGCAGTCGTCCTGCCGGCGCTGGCCGCGAGCCGCGCCGGTGCGCTCACCCGCGGCCGGGTCGTTCTCGGCACGGTGCAGGGCGACCTGCACGACATCGGCAAGGGCCTGGTCGGCGTGCTGCTCGCCGCCCACGGCTTCGAGGTCCACGATCTCGGCCATGACGTGCCGGTCGAGCGCTTCCTCGCCAAGGCGCGCGAGATCGACGCCGACATCGTGGCCGCCTCGGCCCTCCTCACCACGACGATGCCCGAGCAGCGCCGGCTCGCCGCGGCGATCGCCACCTCCGACCTGGCGCGCAAGCCGCGTCTCCTCGTCGGCGGCGCGCCGACCAGCCCACAGTGGGCGGCCTCTTTCGGCGCAGCCCATGCCGAGAACGCGCTGCGCGCGGTGGCCGCGGCCGAGGGGCTGCTCGCGTGA
- a CDS encoding trimethylamine methyltransferase family protein, producing MRPRLELLSREELDLLLEEAFRVLERIGVRIETEAATTLLLAAGAVQRDGRVLLPATLVHAALATAPPRFALYDRAGSAVVELGSGRTSFDPGSAAIYRIDGGAEAGSRAPGRRAATTDDVIALVRLVDGLPAYAAQATALVPGDVPDAIADRWRLYLALRFGAKPVVTGTFSTDGFAPMLAMLRAVRGGERALRERPLALFDCCPTSPLTWSDLTATALMDAARAGVPANLVAVPMTGATAPVTLRGALVQLAAENLAGVAIHQLACPGAPLVWGGAPSAFDMRHGSAAMGAIESAMLNVANARVGRALGLPTHGYLGLSDAKIADYQAGMESATGALLGALAGIDLVSGPGLLDFLLSQSLEKLLLDHEACRAALRCARGIDCAPCDTTLDLLGDLVRTGELLSHPHTRSRWKAELQIASPLIDRESHGDWVVAGSTSAVERARAELARRPPPGSPLADDTAAELTAILSADAARHGVHSLPVV from the coding sequence GTGAGACCGCGCCTGGAGCTGCTCTCCCGGGAAGAGCTCGACCTCCTGCTGGAGGAGGCCTTCCGGGTGCTCGAGCGGATCGGCGTGCGGATCGAGACGGAAGCTGCGACCACGCTCCTGCTCGCGGCCGGCGCGGTGCAGCGCGACGGCCGGGTCCTCCTCCCGGCGACGCTGGTCCACGCAGCGCTCGCCACGGCCCCCCCGCGATTCGCGCTCTACGACCGCGCGGGCTCTGCGGTCGTCGAGCTCGGCAGCGGCCGCACGAGCTTCGACCCGGGCTCGGCCGCGATCTACCGGATCGACGGCGGAGCGGAAGCGGGCTCCCGGGCGCCCGGCCGTCGCGCGGCGACGACCGACGACGTGATCGCACTGGTGCGGCTGGTCGACGGCCTGCCGGCCTACGCCGCGCAGGCGACCGCGCTCGTTCCCGGCGACGTCCCGGACGCGATCGCCGATCGCTGGCGCCTCTACCTCGCGCTGCGCTTCGGCGCCAAGCCGGTCGTCACCGGCACCTTCTCGACGGACGGCTTCGCGCCGATGCTCGCCATGCTCCGAGCCGTCCGCGGCGGAGAACGGGCGCTGCGCGAGCGGCCGCTGGCGCTCTTCGACTGCTGCCCGACCTCGCCGCTCACCTGGAGCGACTTGACCGCCACCGCGCTCATGGACGCGGCGCGCGCCGGCGTGCCGGCCAACCTCGTCGCCGTGCCGATGACCGGCGCCACCGCGCCGGTCACCTTGCGCGGCGCGCTGGTCCAGCTCGCCGCGGAGAACCTGGCCGGGGTGGCGATCCACCAGCTCGCCTGTCCGGGGGCGCCGCTGGTCTGGGGAGGGGCGCCGTCGGCGTTCGACATGCGGCACGGCAGCGCGGCGATGGGGGCGATCGAAAGCGCCATGCTGAACGTCGCGAACGCGCGGGTCGGGCGGGCGCTCGGGCTGCCGACCCACGGCTATCTGGGGCTATCGGACGCCAAGATCGCCGACTACCAGGCGGGCATGGAGAGCGCGACCGGCGCCCTGCTCGGTGCGCTGGCCGGGATCGACCTCGTCTCCGGGCCGGGGCTGCTCGACTTCCTGCTCTCGCAGTCGCTCGAAAAGCTCCTGCTCGATCACGAAGCCTGTCGCGCTGCGCTGCGCTGCGCGCGCGGCATCGACTGCGCGCCCTGCGACACCACGCTCGATCTGCTCGGGGATCTCGTGCGCACCGGGGAGCTGCTGTCGCACCCACACACCCGCAGCCGATGGAAGGCGGAGCTTCAGATTGCCTCGCCGCTCATCGACCGCGAGAGCCATGGCGACTGGGTGGTCGCGGGCTCGACCAGCGCCGTCGAGCGTGCCCGCGCCGAGCTCGCGCGCCGGCCGCCGCCCGGTTCGCCGCTCGCCGACGACACCGCCGCCGAGCTCACCGCCATCCTGAGCGCCGACGCCGCGCGCCACGGCGTCCACTCCCTGCCCGTCGTCTAA
- a CDS encoding isocitrate/isopropylmalate dehydrogenase family protein — MSAYKIAWLPGDGVGVEVMEAARICLDALKFDAHYSHGDIGWEFWRTEGESFPQRTIDLLEASDAALFGAITSKPARDAEAELIPALQGKGLTYRSPIVRMRQRFDLFTCLRPCKAYPGNPLNYKDGIDLVIFRENTEGLYAGVEFSPVPDELKTALLKLSKPFAHFADIPGDEFAITCKVNTQKGCDRIIRAAFEYAKQHGCPKVTIIHKANVVRATEGMFLETGKRIAKEYPQIAMDDANVDAITMWLLKNPQSYSVLVATNLFGDIVSDLAAQMIGGLGFACSANIGAKLGVFEPSHGSAPKYAGQYKVNPIAMILSAKMMLDWLGETEKAAKLEAATAAVIAEGRVRTYDMGGNASTLEMSEAIARKL; from the coding sequence ATGAGTGCCTACAAAATTGCGTGGCTACCCGGCGACGGTGTCGGCGTCGAGGTGATGGAAGCCGCGAGGATCTGTCTCGACGCCCTGAAATTCGACGCCCACTATTCCCATGGCGATATCGGATGGGAGTTCTGGCGCACCGAGGGAGAGTCCTTCCCCCAGCGCACGATCGACCTCCTCGAGGCGAGCGACGCGGCGCTGTTCGGGGCGATCACCTCGAAGCCGGCGAGAGATGCCGAAGCCGAACTGATACCCGCCCTACAGGGCAAGGGCCTCACCTACCGCAGCCCGATCGTGCGCATGCGGCAACGGTTCGACCTCTTCACCTGCCTCAGGCCCTGCAAGGCCTATCCCGGCAATCCGCTGAACTACAAGGATGGCATCGACCTCGTGATCTTCCGCGAGAACACCGAGGGGCTCTACGCCGGTGTCGAGTTCAGTCCGGTCCCCGACGAGTTGAAGACGGCGCTCCTCAAGCTGAGTAAGCCGTTCGCGCACTTCGCCGACATTCCCGGCGACGAATTCGCCATCACCTGCAAGGTCAACACCCAGAAAGGCTGCGACCGGATCATCCGCGCCGCCTTCGAGTACGCGAAACAGCACGGTTGTCCGAAAGTCACGATCATCCACAAGGCCAATGTCGTGCGCGCCACCGAAGGCATGTTCCTCGAGACCGGCAAGCGCATCGCGAAGGAATACCCCCAGATCGCGATGGACGACGCCAATGTCGACGCCATCACGATGTGGCTGCTCAAGAATCCCCAGAGCTACAGCGTCCTGGTCGCGACGAATCTCTTCGGCGACATCGTGAGTGACCTCGCGGCTCAGATGATCGGCGGCCTGGGGTTCGCGTGCTCCGCCAACATCGGCGCGAAACTGGGCGTCTTCGAGCCCAGCCACGGCAGCGCGCCCAAGTACGCGGGACAGTACAAGGTGAATCCGATCGCCATGATTCTCTCGGCGAAGATGATGCTCGACTGGCTCGGCGAAACCGAGAAGGCGGCGAAGCTCGAGGCGGCGACCGCGGCCGTCATTGCCGAAGGCCGCGTGCGCACCTACGACATGGGCGGCAACGCCTCCACGCTCGAGATGAGCGAAGCCATCGCGCGCAAGCTCTGA
- a CDS encoding response regulator, translated as MSGAGKRTPVDANATRFNLAVQRSRLSVMLVMAGVVVVAWTTGVLQFDVVGGALAATLGLASVPILMFLQRRAQSAETQFRLNVAWMAGDIGLTCWTIYLIRDASPLWLIWFLTNTTAAAFVAGRRAALAVMTASSAAYLLLLVGMGKIQGLDHELALACGRLTLLFGGSYFMVNGIASLRERRMQIAALNEENSTRLSELQRLTGELDRRGRELAQANVRILEANRAKSQFLANMSHELRTPLNSIIGFSEILGDKLEGRIEPRFVRFLHNILSSGRHLLGLINDILDLSKIEAGKMDLVFEPVSIHDIVHGVESVMHGIASRRRIHIQMEIEAGLPVIVADPPRIKQVLYNLLSNAVKFSPDGGEVILRVRSVPASGSGLAGRGIFIEVLDRGIGIRSDDQQLIFEEFRQVDGGSTRNMGGTGLGLALVKRFAEMHGGRVEVESEPGQGSLFRVVLPVDASAATNRRDSAEPISFNFTRAEAREAFLENARTVLVAEDDDVFFRGLAGDLEAAGYRVVRARDGDEVVELALAENPVAISLDLVLPGRDGWEVLKELKSNSRTAGVPVIIVSLIENHELGFALGADDYFQKPLDRERFLARVRELTQLDAGVERSAVLVIDDDPQVHDYLDVELSEAGYEVHAATGGREGLELAHSLRPSVIVLDLIMDGIDGFQTAAELARHPETAQIPILIFTSKDMSPEDRRELSGLSSAFLSKAPDDRRRMVATIRELEARRRARTARHERTTHLGS; from the coding sequence GTGTCCGGTGCGGGAAAGAGGACTCCGGTCGACGCCAACGCGACGAGGTTCAACCTCGCCGTGCAGCGGAGCCGCCTGAGCGTGATGCTGGTGATGGCCGGGGTCGTCGTCGTCGCCTGGACGACCGGTGTGCTGCAGTTCGACGTGGTCGGCGGCGCTCTCGCCGCGACGCTCGGACTCGCCTCCGTGCCGATCCTCATGTTCCTGCAGCGGCGGGCGCAGAGCGCCGAGACCCAGTTCCGGCTCAACGTCGCCTGGATGGCCGGCGACATCGGCCTCACCTGCTGGACGATCTATCTCATCCGCGACGCCTCGCCGCTCTGGCTCATCTGGTTCCTGACCAACACGACCGCAGCCGCCTTCGTCGCCGGGCGCCGCGCCGCGCTCGCGGTGATGACCGCGAGCTCTGCCGCCTACCTGCTCCTGCTGGTCGGCATGGGCAAGATCCAGGGGCTGGACCACGAGCTCGCTCTCGCCTGCGGTCGGCTCACGCTGCTCTTTGGCGGCAGCTACTTCATGGTCAACGGCATCGCGAGCCTGCGCGAGCGCCGCATGCAGATCGCCGCGCTCAACGAGGAGAACAGCACGCGGCTCTCCGAGCTGCAGCGTCTCACCGGCGAGCTCGACCGCCGCGGCCGCGAGCTCGCTCAGGCGAACGTCCGCATCCTCGAGGCCAATCGCGCCAAGAGTCAGTTCCTCGCCAACATGAGTCACGAGCTGCGGACACCGCTCAACTCGATCATCGGCTTCTCCGAGATCCTCGGCGACAAGCTCGAGGGCCGGATCGAGCCGCGCTTCGTCCGCTTCCTGCACAACATCCTGTCTTCGGGCAGGCATCTCCTGGGCCTGATCAACGACATCCTCGACCTGTCCAAGATCGAGGCCGGAAAGATGGACCTGGTCTTCGAGCCGGTCTCGATCCACGACATCGTGCACGGCGTCGAGAGCGTCATGCACGGCATCGCCTCGCGCCGCCGGATCCACATCCAGATGGAGATCGAGGCCGGCCTGCCGGTCATCGTCGCCGACCCGCCGCGCATCAAGCAGGTGCTCTACAACCTGCTCTCGAACGCGGTCAAGTTCTCGCCCGACGGCGGCGAGGTGATCCTCCGCGTCCGCTCCGTCCCGGCGTCCGGGTCGGGCCTCGCCGGCCGCGGTATCTTCATCGAAGTGCTCGACCGCGGCATCGGCATCCGCAGCGACGATCAACAGCTGATCTTCGAAGAGTTCCGCCAGGTGGACGGCGGCAGTACACGCAACATGGGAGGCACCGGTCTCGGCCTGGCGCTGGTCAAACGCTTCGCGGAGATGCACGGCGGCCGCGTCGAAGTCGAGTCGGAACCGGGCCAGGGGAGCCTCTTCCGGGTCGTCCTGCCGGTCGACGCCTCCGCCGCCACCAACCGCCGCGACTCGGCGGAGCCGATCTCGTTCAACTTCACCCGCGCGGAGGCGCGCGAGGCCTTTCTCGAGAACGCCCGCACGGTTCTCGTCGCCGAGGACGACGACGTCTTCTTTCGCGGCCTGGCAGGCGACCTCGAGGCGGCAGGCTATCGGGTGGTGCGGGCCCGCGACGGCGACGAGGTCGTCGAACTCGCGCTCGCCGAGAACCCGGTGGCGATCTCTCTCGACCTCGTGCTGCCCGGACGCGACGGCTGGGAGGTGCTGAAAGAGCTCAAGTCCAATTCCCGCACCGCCGGCGTACCGGTCATCATCGTGAGCCTGATCGAGAACCACGAGCTCGGCTTCGCCCTCGGCGCCGACGACTACTTCCAGAAACCGCTCGATCGCGAGCGCTTCCTGGCGCGGGTGCGGGAGTTGACGCAGCTGGATGCCGGAGTCGAGCGCTCGGCGGTGCTGGTCATCGACGACGATCCGCAGGTGCACGACTATCTCGACGTCGAGCTGTCGGAGGCCGGCTACGAGGTGCACGCGGCGACCGGCGGACGGGAGGGGCTCGAGCTCGCCCACTCCCTGCGCCCGAGCGTCATCGTCCTCGATCTGATCATGGACGGCATCGACGGCTTCCAGACCGCCGCCGAGCTCGCCCGTCATCCCGAGACGGCGCAGATTCCGATTCTCATCTTCACCTCGAAAGACATGAGCCCGGAGGACCGCCGGGAGCTTTCGGGCCTATCGAGCGCGTTCCTCTCCAAGGCGCCCGACGACCGCCGAAGGATGGTCGCGACGATTCGCGAACTGGAGGCGCGCCGCAGGGCGCGGACTGCGAGACATGAGCGGACCACTCATCTGGGTAGTTGA
- a CDS encoding homocysteine S-methyltransferase family protein, which yields MSFAGRLARGPVVLLDGAMGSMLMARGLPPGVAPERWTLERGDEIVAVHRAYVDAGSDAVQTGSFGAHPLRLAAAGLAGRAGEVATVATALAREAGARYVIGNVGPTGEYLPPVGRGEPEVFRRGFLELGRAFAAAGVDALHVETMSDLAEAQIALAALLESAPGIPVCVSLTFEHKPRGFFTVMGNRLEEALPALGAAGATAVGANCTLTSAGFRALAGIARQVWDGPLLLQPNAGRPSLTQGQAVYDQLPEEFAADLAGIAASAVTESSEVSATGAARPVGAGANLAVGGCCGTDPRFIAALAAELAERRLR from the coding sequence GTGAGCTTCGCCGGGCGCCTGGCGCGCGGGCCGGTCGTGCTGCTCGACGGCGCCATGGGCTCGATGCTGATGGCGCGCGGCCTGCCGCCGGGAGTGGCACCGGAACGCTGGACTCTCGAACGCGGCGACGAGATCGTCGCGGTGCACCGCGCGTACGTCGACGCCGGCAGCGACGCGGTGCAGACCGGGAGCTTCGGCGCCCATCCGCTGCGTCTCGCCGCCGCCGGGCTCGCCGGGCGCGCCGGCGAAGTCGCGACCGTCGCCACCGCCCTCGCCCGGGAGGCCGGCGCACGCTACGTGATCGGCAACGTCGGACCGACCGGAGAGTACCTGCCGCCGGTCGGCCGGGGAGAACCCGAGGTGTTCCGGCGCGGCTTCCTCGAGCTCGGGCGGGCTTTCGCCGCCGCCGGCGTGGACGCGCTCCATGTCGAGACGATGAGCGACCTCGCTGAGGCGCAGATCGCGCTCGCCGCTCTCCTCGAGTCCGCGCCCGGCATCCCGGTCTGCGTCTCGTTGACGTTCGAGCACAAGCCGCGCGGCTTCTTCACCGTCATGGGCAATCGCCTCGAGGAGGCGCTGCCGGCGCTCGGTGCCGCCGGGGCGACCGCGGTCGGCGCCAACTGCACCCTGACCAGCGCCGGCTTCCGCGCCCTGGCTGGCATCGCGCGCCAGGTCTGGGACGGACCCCTCCTGCTGCAACCGAACGCCGGCAGGCCGTCGCTCACGCAGGGCCAGGCGGTCTACGACCAGCTGCCGGAGGAGTTCGCCGCCGATCTCGCCGGCATCGCAGCCAGCGCAGTGACCGAATCCAGCGAAGTCAGCGCAACCGGCGCTGCCCGGCCCGTCGGCGCGGGAGCGAACCTCGCGGTCGGCGGCTGCTGCGGCACGGATCCGCGATTCATCGCCGCGCTGGCGGCGGAGCTGGCAGAACGGCGCCTGCGGTGA
- a CDS encoding hydroxymethylglutaryl-CoA lyase — protein sequence MAHIQIHEVGPRDGLQAERQVVPTEIKLDWLERLIGSGLDIVQVGSFVHPEKVPQMADTDELFRRLTANRRPGGAMLSGLVLNERGLERGLACGVEMFCLGVSASETHSRKNTGMGTAEATQRIVATALEAKRSGREVQVSVQSAFGCGFEGRVPERRVMEIVAAYFAAGLEAVSLADTAGHAHPAQVDSYVRRILEMAPGARITAHIHNTYGVGMANVYAAIEAGATAVETSFGGLGGCPFTKVAAGNVATEDLVHALQRSGQSVGHCGGIDLEILLAVARDVAAFLGRDLPGCVYKIGPVPTEVPAAVPSGAPAG from the coding sequence ATGGCACACATTCAGATTCATGAGGTCGGCCCGCGAGACGGTCTGCAGGCCGAAAGGCAGGTGGTCCCGACCGAGATCAAACTCGATTGGCTCGAACGGCTGATCGGGAGCGGCCTGGACATCGTGCAGGTGGGCTCCTTCGTCCATCCGGAGAAAGTGCCCCAGATGGCGGACACCGATGAGTTGTTCCGCCGCCTCACCGCGAACCGGCGCCCCGGTGGCGCCATGCTCTCGGGGCTGGTGCTCAACGAGAGGGGCCTCGAGAGGGGGCTCGCCTGCGGCGTGGAGATGTTCTGCCTCGGCGTGTCGGCATCGGAAACCCACAGTCGCAAGAACACCGGCATGGGAACGGCCGAAGCCACCCAACGCATCGTCGCCACGGCTCTCGAGGCGAAACGGTCGGGCAGGGAGGTCCAGGTCAGCGTGCAGAGCGCCTTCGGCTGCGGCTTCGAAGGGCGGGTGCCCGAGAGGCGGGTGATGGAGATCGTCGCGGCCTACTTCGCCGCGGGTCTCGAGGCCGTGAGCCTCGCGGATACGGCAGGGCACGCCCATCCCGCACAGGTCGACTCCTACGTGCGCCGCATCCTGGAGATGGCGCCCGGCGCCAGGATCACCGCCCACATCCACAACACCTACGGCGTCGGAATGGCCAACGTCTACGCCGCGATCGAGGCTGGCGCGACCGCCGTCGAGACCAGCTTCGGCGGACTGGGAGGCTGTCCGTTCACGAAAGTCGCGGCGGGCAACGTCGCCACCGAAGACCTCGTGCACGCCTTGCAGCGCTCGGGCCAGTCCGTCGGACACTGCGGCGGGATCGACCTCGAGATCCTCCTCGCCGTGGCGCGCGATGTCGCGGCCTTTCTCGGGCGCGACCTTCCGGGTTGCGTCTACAAGATCGGTCCGGTCCCGACCGAAGTGCCGGCCGCAGTGCCCTCCGGCGCTCCGGCCGGCTGA